In a genomic window of Candidatus Poribacteria bacterium:
- a CDS encoding RNA polymerase sigma factor, translating into MLTLNEKHLIECTQAGNPEAFSPLVEKYQSRLYTHITRRVTDAEVAKDLTQETWLKAFRAIHTFRGTSAFSSWLYRIAENVCIDFFRKQKHDTEPLHLIEERRVTQTHPCPSHDVERTELRKHLRAAIQQLTPIRRQVFLLYYAQDLSIKQIATRLNRSEGTIKSHLRNARLQLREDLIPFFV; encoded by the coding sequence TTGTTAACCCTCAACGAAAAACATCTGATTGAATGCACGCAAGCCGGCAACCCTGAAGCTTTTAGTCCACTGGTAGAAAAATACCAATCCCGCCTGTATACCCACATTACGCGCCGTGTCACTGATGCAGAAGTTGCCAAAGACCTCACACAAGAGACCTGGTTAAAGGCGTTCCGAGCTATCCACACGTTCCGAGGGACATCGGCGTTCTCTTCATGGCTTTACCGTATTGCGGAAAACGTCTGCATCGACTTTTTTCGCAAGCAGAAACACGACACAGAACCGCTGCATCTGATTGAGGAACGTCGAGTCACACAAACACACCCGTGTCCGAGTCATGACGTGGAACGCACCGAACTTCGCAAACACTTGCGCGCTGCTATCCAGCAACTCACGCCCATCCGCAGACAAGTCTTTCTCCTCTACTACGCTCAGGATCTGTCGATAAAACAGATTGCCACCCGCCTGAACCGCTCTGAAGGCACTATCAAATCACATCTCCGCAACGCACGACTCCAACTCCGAGAAGACCTCATCCCATTTTTCGTTTGA
- a CDS encoding CDP-alcohol phosphatidyltransferase family protein produces the protein MLANIITFSRLLLTFVVVAVLGNRHPTLDITLIGIIVIIFALDAVDGIVARKRNETSETGALLDTIADRIVENTFWIYFSANGLILVWMPIAVMTRGILTDTLQRTHGYPKNGWTYTLTHSRISRGLYGGLKMFTFISLASATVFQSPFLEQGSLILATLTVSVCLLRGIPFFFFFIRKPSCPRST, from the coding sequence ATGCTTGCAAACATCATCACCTTCAGTCGCCTGCTTTTGACCTTTGTTGTTGTTGCGGTGCTCGGTAACCGACACCCCACCTTGGACATCACACTCATCGGAATCATTGTAATCATCTTTGCGCTTGATGCCGTTGACGGTATTGTTGCCCGTAAACGCAATGAAACCTCCGAGACAGGGGCGTTACTCGATACGATTGCTGACCGGATCGTTGAAAATACGTTTTGGATTTACTTTTCTGCTAACGGACTGATCCTCGTCTGGATGCCGATCGCTGTGATGACACGCGGCATTCTCACGGATACTTTGCAACGGACACACGGTTATCCCAAAAACGGATGGACATACACCCTGACCCATTCCCGAATCAGTCGTGGGCTTTACGGAGGGCTGAAAATGTTCACCTTCATCAGTCTCGCAAGCGCGACCGTTTTCCAAAGCCCTTTCTTGGAACAAGGGAGTCTGATCCTCGCAACCCTTACAGTGAGTGTTTGTCTGCTGCGAGGGATTCCTTTCTTCTTCTTTTTCATCAGGAAACCCTCATGTCCACGAAGCACCTAA
- a CDS encoding NAD(P)-dependent oxidoreductase has protein sequence MENRKKILITGASGYIAGRMLPEFRQRYELVLLDVKTTNRQGEEVEGIQIAELTDPNRDAYRHHFRGVDAVVHCAFKGGSFENELANVQMAYNLYQTCLEADVRRVVVCSSNHAADYYERLIWADKWDVVTPEMRPLSDNFYGWAKEAYEHLGFVFATGHVDGKKLQNVQLRIGGPRETDMANSSAADLKAMHRGLGAYLSIRDQVQLFIKSIETEDIENENGVPFQIFYGISDNSHKFWSIANARKVIGYAPEDDSQRRFADRLAELLQQAKKT, from the coding sequence ATGGAAAATCGTAAGAAAATCCTTATCACTGGTGCCTCTGGCTATATCGCCGGACGGATGCTGCCAGAGTTTCGCCAACGTTATGAGCTCGTCCTGTTAGACGTGAAAACCACGAATCGGCAGGGAGAAGAGGTCGAAGGCATTCAAATTGCTGAACTGACCGATCCCAATCGCGACGCATACCGCCACCATTTTAGAGGTGTTGATGCAGTCGTCCACTGTGCTTTTAAAGGCGGCAGTTTCGAGAATGAACTTGCTAACGTCCAGATGGCATACAACCTCTACCAAACCTGCCTTGAAGCCGATGTCCGACGCGTTGTCGTCTGTAGTTCCAACCACGCCGCCGATTATTATGAGCGTCTCATCTGGGCGGATAAATGGGATGTGGTGACCCCAGAGATGCGTCCGCTCTCTGATAACTTCTACGGATGGGCGAAAGAGGCGTATGAGCATCTCGGCTTTGTCTTTGCGACGGGACACGTTGACGGTAAGAAATTGCAGAACGTTCAGTTGCGTATCGGTGGACCGCGTGAGACAGATATGGCGAATTCCTCAGCCGCCGATTTGAAGGCGATGCACCGAGGGCTCGGTGCGTATTTGAGCATCCGGGATCAGGTCCAACTCTTCATCAAGAGCATTGAGACAGAAGATATAGAGAACGAAAACGGGGTCCCATTCCAGATCTTCTACGGCATCAGCGACAATTCGCATAAATTCTGGAGTATCGCCAATGCGCGGAAGGTAATAGGCTATGCACCGGAGGACGACAGCCAACGCCGTTTTGCTGACCGCTTGGCAGAATTATTACAGCAAGCGAAAAAGACATAG